A single region of the Silene latifolia isolate original U9 population chromosome 8, ASM4854445v1, whole genome shotgun sequence genome encodes:
- the LOC141595728 gene encoding protein SPEAR1-like: MGNDQRSNGSSSSSSSKKNKSKSKSSSNSSSNNNSNSEKPKQPQRGLGVAQLEKIRLHTQMANCGFFPQQQQQQQQLLQLHHHPGFPTGPFPSPLFPHVHEDMRMQAAALQPPVIPYGFVGPPSCSPFPYGYHHPNNFMMGVGEHMERTCSIRFGESHPPMTTRYELYYIRIYDDKTDSLGNNKSLSHLFKLLPWNSNNNVPVIMAENQQYMQPQGLVTRHLLSHVEENTIRHNLFESNGSCSQNLESSSSGKEEPDLELKLSL, from the exons atgGGAAATGATCAAAGATCTAATGGGTCATCATCTTCTTCGTCGTCGAAGAAAAATAAGAGTAAGAGTAAGAGCAGTAgcaatagtagtagtaataataatagtaattcggAAAAGCCGAAACAACCTCAAAGAGGACTTGGTGTTGCTCAATTAGAGAAAATTAGATTGCATACTCAAATGGCTAATTGTGGATTTTtccctcaacaacaacaacaacaacaacaacttcttCAACTTCATCATCATCCTGGTTTCCCTACTGGACCCTTTCCTAGTCCTCTTTTTCCG CATGTCCATGAGGATATGAGGATGCAAGCAGCGGCGTTGCAACCACCAGTAATACCATATGGTTTCGTCGGACCGCCTTCATGTTCACCATTTCCATATGGCTACCATCATCCAAATAATTTCATG ATGGGAGTTGGGGAACATATGGAAAGGACATGCAGCATCAGATTTGGTGAATCTCATCCACCTATGACAACTAGGTATGAATTGTACTATATTAGAATAT ATGACGACAAAACAGATAGTCTAGGCAATAACAAAAGTTTATCTCATCTATTTAAATTGTTACC ATGGAACTCGAATAATAATGTTCCCGTGATAATGGCTGAGAATCAACAATACATGCAACCACAAGGTCTGGTTACAAGGCATCTTCTAAGTCATGTGGAG GAAAATACTATAAGACATAATTTGTTCGAATCAAATGGATCATGCAGCCAGAATTTAGAGTCATCATCATCTGGAAAAGAAGAACCAGATTTGGAGCTTAAATTATCACTTTAG
- the LOC141597288 gene encoding uncharacterized protein LOC141597288 yields the protein MKLKQLEGLLGNLDQFSSPKIELEQYPTGAHIASRMLYTAEHSFGDVSDKVVADFGCGCGTLGIAAALLGADHVVGFDVDAESLEIASSNAEDLELDINFVQCDIQNVECRGKVIDTVVMNPPFGTRKKGADMDFLSVALKVASRAVYSLHKTTTRDHVRRTALQDCNAKSAEVLCELRYDVPKMYKFHKKKEVDIAVDLWRFVPATAT from the exons ATGAAGCTCAAGCAATTAGAAGGTCTACTTGGTAACCTTGATCAATTTTCCTCGCCAAAG ATTGAACTTGAACAGTACCCAACTGGTGCCCACATTGCTTCTCGCATGCTATACACT GCTGAACATTCATTTGGAGATGTGAGTGATAAGGTGGTGGCTGAttttggttgtggttgtggtacatTAGGAATTGCAGCTGCTCTTTTGGGTGCAGA TCATGTTGTAGGTTTCGATGTGGATGCGGAGTCCCTTGAAATTGCTTCTTCAAATGCGGAGGATTTAGAG TTGGACATAAATTTTGTTCAATGCGATATCCAGAATGTAGAATGCAGAG GGAAGGTCATTGATACAGTCGTCATGAATCCTCCTTTTGGAACTCGTAAGAAGGGGGCTGACATGGACTTCTTATCTGTAGCTTTAAAG GTTGCTTCCCGGGCTGTTTATTCTCTGCATAAGACAACGACGAGAGAT CATGTGAGGAGGACAGCGTTGCAAGACTGTAATGCTAAAAGTGCAGAGGTATTGTGTGAG CTTCGGTATGATGTTCCGAAGATGTACAAATTTCATAAGAAAAAGGAGGTTGATATTGCAGTGGACCTCTGGCGATTTGTGCCAGCTACCGCCACTTGA
- the LOC141597286 gene encoding aldehyde oxidase GLOX1-like — MSSSLVIRHLCILSLFLVSASAAGLFDLIPSDDRPFHKGVKKHKKHDKDDNNNNKENNRFQFGFPGFHTIGGGLIFGHQVIEKDKSGSIAETDNKGQFQVALKSSGVSAMHLQLMPNNKLIMFDATSLGKSDIELPATNCRTVALTGAIDCFAHSVEYDPEADQVRVLKVLTDPWCSSGGLAPDGTLVSTGGWKDGEKSIRYIEGCDNCDWRESNIKLADNRWYATQTMLADGRFVLIGGRRAFSYEFLAPEGQPGPGRINLPFLFQTTDIHENNLYPFVHMAPDGNLFILANFRAILLDVKNNRIVKNYPDLPGGARNYPGSASSAMLPIDLSQDNVDIEVLVCGGGQPLAFGKADKEGIYLPALDTCGRIKALAPNAQWEMEKMPSARVMGDMLNLPNGEILLINGAQKGASGWQFAEEPNLTPVLYSPNKPAGKRFRVLKETNIPRMYHSTSAVLPDTKILVAGSNTNDAYRFRNVKFPTELRVEKFIPPYLDDKLDKFRPISVNLNTKLAGYGQQIFLTCQFKGHETINQEDIMVTLYRPPFTTHGYSMNQRLVSLAVSSFTPGIFGNYHLQVQAPPKPELAPPGHYLLFVNNKGVPSTGSWIQLH; from the exons ATGTCTTCATCCTTGGTGATTAGGCACCTATGTATTCTTTCCCTTTTCTTAGTGTCTGCCTCGGCTGCAGGATTATTTGATCTAATCCCATCCGATGACAGACCCTTTCATAAGGGTGTCAAGAAACACAAAAAACACGACAAggacgataataataataataaagaaaataaTCGATTTCAATTTGGTTTTCCGGGATTTCATACTATAGGCGGAGGATTAATATTTGGACATCAAGTTATAGAAAAGGATAAGTCGGGTTCGATTGCTGAGACAGACAATAAAGGTCAATTTCAAGTAGCCTTAAAAAGTTCGGGTGTATCGGCCATGCATTTACAATTGATGCCTAATAATAAACTTATTATGTTCGATGCAACCTCTTTGGGTAAATCGGACATAGAACTTCCCGCCACAAATTGTCGTACCGTTGCTTTGACCGGTGCCATTGATTGCTTTGCGCACTCGGTTGAGTATGATCCTGAGGCTGATCAAGTTAGAGTTCTTAAG GTGTTGACGGATCCATGGTGCTCAAGTGGAGGCCTTGCACCCGACGGAACTCTAGTAAGCACCGGAGGTTGGAAAGACGGTGAGAAATCCATTCGATACATTGAAGGATGTGATAATTGTGACTGGAGAGAATCCAACATAAAATTAGCAGACAACAGATGGTATGCCACTCAAACTATGCTAGCTGATGGTCGGTTCGTCTTAATTGGAGGTCGTAGGGCGTTCTCGTACGAGTTTCTAGCACCTGAAGGCCAACCCGGTCCTGGGAGAATCAACCTTCCTTTCCTTTTCCAGACGACCGATATCCATGAAAACAATCTTTACCCTTTTGTTCACATGGCTCCAGATGGTAACCTTTTCATTTTGGCAAACTTCAGAGCAATCCTGCTTGATGTTAAAAACAACAGAATTGTGAAGAATTACCCGGATTTGCCCGGTGGTGCACGGAATTACCCCGGTTCAGCTAGTAGCGCGATGCTCCCAATTGATTTGAGTCAAGACAATGTCGATATTGAGGTTTTGGTTTGCGGTGGAGGGCAGCCACTCGCCTTTGGTAAGGCCGATAAAGAGGGTATTTATTTGCCCGCTTTGGACACTTGTGGAAGAATTAAGGCCTTGGCACCCAATGCTCAATGGGAAATGGAGAAAATGCCATCGGCTCGAGTCATGGGAGATATGTTGAATCTTCCTAACGGGGAGATTCTTCTCATAAATGGCGCCCAGAAGGGCGCCTCAGGATGGCAATTTGCCGAGGAGCCTAACCTAACCCCGGTCCTATATAGTCCTAACAAACCCGcggggaaaaggtttagggtccTTAAGGAGACCAACATCCCTCGAATGTACCATTCAACCTCAGCTGTTCTACCAGACACGAAGATTCTTGTGGCCGGTAGTAACACCAACGATGCCTATCGATTCAGAAATGTCAAATTCCCAACCGAACTTCGCGTTGAGAAGTTCATCCCACCTTACTTGGATGACAAGTTAGACAAGTTTAGGCCAATTAGTGTTAACTTGAACACGAAGTTAGCAGGTTACGGTCAGCAAATTTTCTTAACTTGCCAATTCAAGGGTCATGAAACTATCAACCAAGAGGACATCATGGTGACCTTGTACCGACCACCTTTCACCACCCATGGCTACTCCATGAATCAACGGCTCGTTAGTCTCGCAGTTTCCAGTTTTACCCCTGGGATTTTCGGTAACTATCACTTGCAAGTTCAAGCTCCTCCTAAACCCGAGCTTGCCCCACCCGGTCATTACCTTCTCTTTGTCAATAACAAAGGTGTACCTAGCACTGGTTCTTGGATTCAATTGCATTAA